Proteins encoded in a region of the Streptomyces sp. NBC_00310 genome:
- a CDS encoding class F sortase, with product MRRLANSVIAGITAVALCSGAWLLRSGTASHAPPQPSAAQAHLSGTSGTSGTSGTSSASSPSGSSSASGRDEPTAVALPPSPPDRIRIPSLRVDAPLMGLGLTPTGSLDVPPAEKANLAGWYEAGTTPGERGTTIVAGHVDNADGPAVFFRLGALKRGAIIEMDRRDGGIAVFTVDAVEVYAARDFPDEKVYGAAPGPELRVITCGGGYSKATGYQGNVVVFAHLTGSRVG from the coding sequence GTGCGTCGGCTCGCCAACTCCGTCATAGCCGGGATCACCGCGGTCGCCCTCTGTTCCGGCGCGTGGTTGCTGCGCAGCGGCACCGCGTCACACGCGCCGCCGCAGCCGTCGGCCGCGCAGGCCCACCTCAGCGGCACGTCCGGTACGTCCGGCACCTCCGGAACGTCGAGCGCGTCGAGCCCCTCCGGGTCGTCGAGCGCGTCGGGGAGGGACGAGCCGACGGCCGTCGCGCTGCCGCCGTCCCCGCCCGACCGCATCCGCATCCCCTCCCTCCGCGTGGACGCGCCGCTCATGGGGCTCGGCCTCACGCCCACCGGCAGCCTCGACGTCCCGCCGGCCGAGAAGGCGAATCTCGCGGGCTGGTACGAGGCCGGCACCACCCCGGGTGAGCGGGGCACCACGATCGTCGCCGGGCACGTGGACAACGCCGACGGTCCCGCCGTCTTCTTCCGCCTCGGCGCGCTGAAGCGGGGCGCCATCATCGAGATGGACCGGCGGGACGGCGGGATCGCGGTGTTCACGGTGGACGCGGTGGAGGTGTACGCCGCGCGGGACTTCCCCGACGAGAAGGTGTACGGGGCGGCGCCGGGACCGGAGTTGCGGGTCATCACCTGCGGCGGCGGGTACTCGAAGGCGACCGGCTATCAGGGGAACGTGGTCGTCTTCGCCCACCTCACGGGCAGCCGCGTCGGCTGA
- a CDS encoding sigma-70 family RNA polymerase sigma factor, which produces MTDGSSASATSAYTRIYEEQHPRLVAYARSLTRNSWTAEDLVAEAHFRVWRRLSGGHEIDNVPAYLMTTVRHLAAAVGTATRETPLDPTAPERVEADVRLADTADPAEQVSAVDLLVRVLGQLPDRWVQALWLAEAEGQPLETVGQRIGAKQGATAVLLHRAREGMRQAFLREQPGAPIDPACQVRWGRMPAYVRGTATSRQSEQLLSHVDACDDCRARLSVLMRTNDRLPALVGPALLVFVVGGGAGKLLLSLTAGSAGTAAALGGAGGVGGHGGGQLLHAVRQAAGGVSGAKIPTVAAVGAAAAAAAVVAGVVLGPLDSGAVPPQRVPLAQAPAPHRPEVPSPAVAERRNAVTDAVVSPGERASGTGGTDASSTGFGDRDTGVVRAGDGGGAVTEPTVRVPADDDVPPGGGTAPDTDTDADAPTGGGDEGGTGREVGDGDGSTGEEGNEPGATAPEPPDAGGPEGPAGPGAETPAGEEPGVEAPVGEEPGVEQPGAEEPGNGYPEVDEPGVETPGADEPHAEEPAPEVPAADEPTPVEETPAEEVPPVEEIPVEPAPVPPEVVEPAPEVPVPVEPAPEVPGPGGPGSGC; this is translated from the coding sequence ATGACCGACGGCTCATCCGCGTCCGCGACCTCCGCGTACACCCGGATCTACGAGGAACAGCACCCGCGCCTCGTCGCCTATGCGCGTTCCCTCACCAGGAACTCCTGGACCGCCGAGGATCTCGTCGCCGAGGCGCACTTCCGCGTGTGGCGGCGGCTCTCCGGAGGGCACGAGATCGACAACGTGCCCGCGTACCTGATGACGACGGTGCGGCATCTCGCGGCGGCGGTGGGCACCGCCACGCGTGAGACGCCACTGGATCCGACGGCCCCCGAGCGGGTCGAGGCCGACGTCCGGTTGGCCGATACGGCCGACCCGGCCGAACAGGTGTCCGCCGTCGATCTGCTGGTGCGGGTGCTGGGCCAGCTGCCCGATCGGTGGGTTCAGGCGCTGTGGCTGGCCGAGGCGGAGGGCCAGCCACTGGAGACGGTCGGGCAGCGCATCGGCGCCAAGCAGGGCGCGACGGCGGTGCTCCTGCACCGGGCGCGCGAGGGGATGCGCCAGGCCTTCCTGCGCGAGCAGCCCGGGGCGCCGATCGATCCGGCGTGCCAGGTGCGCTGGGGGCGCATGCCGGCGTACGTACGAGGTACGGCGACCTCGCGACAGTCGGAGCAACTGCTCAGCCATGTGGACGCCTGCGACGACTGCCGGGCACGGCTCTCGGTCCTGATGCGCACCAACGACCGGCTTCCCGCGCTCGTCGGTCCGGCACTGCTGGTGTTCGTCGTGGGCGGTGGCGCCGGCAAGTTGCTGCTCTCCCTCACGGCGGGCTCCGCCGGTACGGCCGCCGCGCTGGGCGGGGCGGGCGGGGTGGGTGGACACGGTGGTGGCCAACTGCTGCACGCGGTACGGCAGGCGGCGGGCGGGGTGAGCGGGGCCAAGATCCCCACGGTCGCCGCCGTCGGTGCGGCCGCCGCGGCCGCCGCCGTCGTGGCCGGCGTCGTCCTCGGCCCTCTCGACTCGGGGGCGGTTCCGCCCCAGCGGGTGCCGCTCGCCCAGGCCCCGGCGCCCCATCGGCCCGAGGTCCCCTCCCCCGCCGTCGCCGAGCGCCGGAACGCGGTCACGGACGCCGTGGTCTCGCCCGGGGAGAGGGCTTCCGGTACCGGCGGCACGGATGCGTCCTCGACGGGCTTCGGTGACCGCGACACCGGTGTGGTTCGGGCGGGGGATGGCGGCGGAGCCGTGACGGAGCCGACGGTTCGGGTTCCGGCGGACGACGACGTGCCGCCGGGGGGCGGGACCGCGCCGGATACGGATACGGATGCGGATGCGCCCACGGGTGGCGGGGATGAGGGCGGTACCGGGCGCGAGGTGGGGGATGGGGACGGCAGCACCGGCGAGGAGGGGAACGAGCCGGGGGCGACCGCGCCGGAACCGCCGGATGCCGGGGGGCCGGAGGGGCCGGCGGGGCCGGGGGCGGAGACACCGGCTGGTGAAGAGCCGGGTGTTGAAGCGCCGGTTGGTGAAGAGCCGGGTGTTGAACAGCCCGGTGCGGAAGAGCCCGGCAACGGTTATCCGGAGGTCGATGAGCCGGGGGTTGAGACACCGGGGGCCGACGAGCCGCACGCCGAGGAACCGGCGCCTGAGGTTCCCGCGGCCGACGAGCCCACCCCTGTGGAGGAGACGCCTGCCGAGGAGGTGCCGCCGGTGGAGGAGATACCCGTAGAGCCGGCGCCCGTTCCGCCGGAGGTTGTCGAGCCGGCGCCGGAGGTGCCTGTTCCTGTGGAGCCGGCGCCGGAGGTGCCTGGGCCTGGAGGGCCTGGGAGCGGTTGCTGA
- a CDS encoding SsgA family sporulation/cell division regulator has translation MHPAQPARPTPPGLEQPARALVITPDYEEIAVRTTLRYTTEDPFAVHIDFPPGSSDDDANVTWTFARTLLAEGLVTPAGIGDVHLWPCGPAHTVVELRSPHGMAMIRFDAATLRRFLHRSYAVVALGGETLEPALDDGLASLLGGV, from the coding sequence ATGCATCCCGCGCAGCCCGCCCGGCCCACGCCTCCCGGTCTCGAACAGCCCGCCCGCGCCCTCGTGATCACACCCGACTACGAGGAGATCGCGGTCCGCACCACCCTGCGTTACACCACCGAGGACCCCTTCGCCGTGCACATCGACTTCCCGCCCGGCTCCTCCGACGACGACGCGAACGTCACATGGACGTTCGCCCGCACGCTGCTGGCGGAGGGGCTGGTCACCCCGGCCGGGATCGGGGACGTGCACCTGTGGCCCTGCGGCCCGGCCCACACCGTCGTGGAACTCCGCTCGCCGCACGGCATGGCCATGATCCGCTTCGACGCGGCCACCCTCCGCCGCTTCCTGCACCGCTCGTACGCCGTCGTCGCGCTCGGCGGCGAGACCCTGGAGCCGGCGCTCGACGACGGACTGGCGTCCCTGCTGGGCGGGGTCTGA